Genomic window (Salvelinus fontinalis isolate EN_2023a chromosome 3, ASM2944872v1, whole genome shotgun sequence):
CTAATCCCAGGTACAAACCACTaacgttgtgcccttgagcaaggcacttcacccCAAATTTGTTATCCATCCAGGGGCGCTGCAATGCAGCTGACCCTGGGCCTCTCAacatgtgtgtgtctgggggtaaTGGGAAAAAGGTATATATTACCCATCTAACCAAATATACAATAAAATACTtattcctctattctattcttctACACAGTTGTACTGAAACCTGATATAGATCCATCACCTGACGCAGATCCATCATTCTATCTAAATGCAGAAAACTGGTGTGGGCTTCATCATGAGGACTATGACAAGTGATTAGATAGCTCACAAAAGCTTTATTCTATGGTTTCACATGCTCTTTTTTTTCAGAAATTGTGTGCTGGCAAAGTATATTCAATTTGCTAAACGTTATAAATATAGTCTGTTCATGTTAACACTCCAGTACATCAGTCACAATCTATAGCCACAATAGCCACAGTAGTCACAATTTTAATTAGTTTTTCAGGCAAACATTCTtcagtaaaacaagcttatattttggatagtgccggctccaggcataagcgacatCAGCGGTTGCTTAGGGCCACCAGCCACTAGGGGGCCCTCAACCCAATATTTTTGAGTTCCAATTTCGGGGTCTTAATTTACTATTGAGCgtaagaatagtagaatacactaGGTGCCattttgaaatttggttgtgcatcttTTGGAAGCTTTTCTCTTCTTATCAGTCACTGATTATCACTCAATTTGCTATGTCAGCAAACAATTTTGagattggtagttagtctagccagctgtctaaacttgtagtaatcatagcTGAATACTGACCGGGCACgcagggcacgtgcccagggCCCTGATCTCCAGTGgggccccattgattttgttagtcattctcactcaAATATCATATTaccatggcataagtcatggcaaaatgtgtagaattgcaagaaattagctgtaaaatggCAAGAAGGGTCTCTCCACCCCATGGTAAAATGTGTAAAATTGaagaaaacttgctttaaaactgcaacatttcatctacgccctatggcaaaatgtatagaattgcaggaaatttgctttaaaaaaaGTTCTCTCTCCGCCATCAAGAGGGAAgcaactaaaatgttttgctgcaagctggggggggggggcaaacaaATCTTGCTTAGGGCCCACAAAAGGTTAGCGCCGGCCCTGATTTGGGGTTAGAACTGGGTATGACAGTTGTACATAACGTATACTGTATTTTTCTTTAATTGAAAATGCCATTTAACAGCAGTTACTTTTGCAGGttgaacattttattattttaatCTTTATCTTTAGATGACTTCTGACCAAAAATGTAACACAATTGCAATCGATTTCTACTCAGATCTGCCATCAGTTGTTAGGCTCTGAGCCTGCAATTTGGGCTGGGGCTTGAACCGCCACCTGTTGACTGTTGGATCCCTGCCTTTGCAAGACAGTCCCCTCACCGTCTGCAAGCATAGGTCTCCGACCCTCCGCAGCCCTGTCAGAGACTGAGGAGATCCCCTCAAACCCTCCCTCAACCCTTCCCCTACGTGTCATGGGAGTGTAGAAGCTGTGAAACAGTTGGCTGGAGGGATGGGTCGGTGAGTGGCGGGCGATGGCCTTGGTGCCTTTAGCTCTGGGGCCCACCTTCCCGGTGTGGATCCTGCCATCATTGAAAACTTGCTGCTGGGGAGAGGTTACCTCTTCCCGCCCTCTTCCTCCCCGCACCGCTGGTGAACATGACCCCTCGGCGTTGAGGTATGTGCTCTCCCTGTCAGGAGACCATGGCCCAGCCTCGCTCCACACTAAAGCTCCGTGTCGCTGGAGAAAGGGGAAACAGACATGAGCATAACTGGGGGGAAGCAGAGGgtggggagggggaagggagggaagaagagatggGGGAATACAGCTGTGGCTGACAGTTGAGTTCATCGCATGGTTCAAACGCTGTCCAAAGTTGATGCCCCAATCGAGCAAAGGAATGTTTTGCGAACGTTTGAAGGCTAATAATAATTTGCTTTGAATCCCATTTCGTTGTATTTCTTGGAACATTCAAACAACGTTCTGAGAATGTAATAAAGAGTATTCTCAATTCATTAAAATACCTTTACggtataacatttgtaatgttgCAATATTACATTTGATTTTGAAAAAATACTATGTATTCCAGGCCATTACTAATACACATGATTTAACACTGAACCCATGGGCTGATCTCCCAGACAGAATAATCCTAGTCCTGGACAAAAAAAAATGCTTTCAATAGAGATTCTCCATGGAGAATggccaggactaggcttaatctgccCTATGAGTTTCCAGGAACACGATTGAAGAAGACTTTATTAAATGTTAGCTGCAGAGGATAGAAAGCAGCAAAATTACTCTGCTGAGAAATTGTATAAATCTTACCATCCCTTGGTATGGTTGGTCCTGTAATTTCCTTGAGTCATATTGGTGAATGAAAGACATGTGCTCCAGCAACACTTTTGGGCTACCAATAGAGCTCAGCATGGGAACTGTGAACCATAAGCCATGAAGTAAATGTCACTCACTGCAGTTAA
Coding sequences:
- the LOC129834430 gene encoding uncharacterized protein C2orf73 homolog isoform X1 codes for the protein MSKMYQRAEICLPRKKKVRESFHSNTYRIFDEKIPDRLDPDKVYKVHSYAQRDPKEYDQLKIHNTPQMYNAKFIRTNVRFMNAPISHMETESTMAEQCHWWPNTSYHDASTQAPYRKDSTQRHDYQAIQQTHALVRHGRNNNRVPASGIVPMLSSIGSPKVLLEHMSFIHQYDSRKLQDQPYQGMRHGALVWSEAGPWSPDRESTYLNAEGSCSPAVRGGRGREEVTSPQQQVFNDGRIHTGKVGPRAKGTKAIARHSPTHPSSQLFHSFYTPMTRRGRVEGGFEGISSVSDRAAEGRRPMLADGEGTVLQRQGSNSQQVAVQAPAQIAGSEPNN
- the LOC129834430 gene encoding uncharacterized protein C2orf73 homolog isoform X2 encodes the protein MYNAKFIRTNVRFMNAPISHMETESTMAEQCHWWPNTSYHDASTQAPYRKDSTQRHDYQAIQQTHALVRHGRNNNRVPASGIVPMLSSIGSPKVLLEHMSFIHQYDSRKLQDQPYQGMRHGALVWSEAGPWSPDRESTYLNAEGSCSPAVRGGRGREEVTSPQQQVFNDGRIHTGKVGPRAKGTKAIARHSPTHPSSQLFHSFYTPMTRRGRVEGGFEGISSVSDRAAEGRRPMLADGEGTVLQRQGSNSQQVAVQAPAQIAGSEPNN